The window GTTGTGAGTTTGCAGCAATTGGGTGACTAGACTGCCATTGGGATAGCTAGTGCGAAACTGGCTGAGCACGAATTGCAGGCTAGAGTCAGACCTAGAATCATTCATAGGGTAGAGGGTACTGCAGGTGCCACAGGAGGAACTACTCTACTTGACTAGTCTAATTGTAAGTAAGTTGACGATCATCCTTACTGCTTATGAAAAATGACCGATAGATTGTTCGCAGGCATGGTAATCACTTGAGAAAGTGCGAGGTGATGAATCTCAGCCAAGGCAGCCACGGTCTCCAAATTTCGTACACCCCACGTTGGGTTTTGTGCCCGCAAGCTAGCATCAAACGCCTCATTGCTAGGGGCTGTATGTTGTTCTTGGCGTTGAAAGGGGCCATAGAGATAAAGAACCCCGCCCACA is drawn from Cyanobacteriota bacterium and contains these coding sequences:
- a CDS encoding class I SAM-dependent methyltransferase gives rise to the protein VGGVLYLYGPFQRQEQHTAPSNEAFDASLRAQNPTWGVRNLETVAALAEIHHLALSQVITMPANNLSVIFHKQ